A DNA window from Bacteroides cellulosilyticus contains the following coding sequences:
- a CDS encoding LytR/AlgR family response regulator transcription factor, which produces MKHSPITTMIIDDEPACIKRLIQDLEAFPEVQVIETATSADKARKIIVKQQPDLLFLDVEMPQTNGIELLQSIRPEVHPDLCVVFYSAFDQYMIDALRAAAFDFLLKPYQPEELAFIINRVKRELELNPLNFEQSMRRLLSDDRKFAIQTVTGLLLLKRSDVLCFRFLGDTHCWQMILTDRNHYKLRNSTTAKELLNISNSFAQTGQDCILNLDYLLNIENKSLRCVLHPPFQDMEITVSRRYFGKIRDLLEMI; this is translated from the coding sequence ATGAAACACTCTCCAATTACCACCATGATTATCGATGATGAACCCGCTTGCATCAAACGCCTCATCCAAGACCTCGAAGCCTTCCCCGAAGTGCAAGTGATAGAAACTGCCACTTCCGCAGATAAAGCCCGGAAGATAATTGTCAAACAACAGCCCGACTTGCTGTTTCTTGATGTGGAAATGCCGCAGACCAACGGCATCGAACTGTTGCAAAGCATCCGTCCGGAAGTCCATCCCGATCTCTGCGTAGTTTTCTACAGTGCTTTCGATCAGTATATGATTGATGCACTCCGTGCCGCTGCCTTCGACTTCCTACTGAAACCCTATCAACCGGAAGAGTTGGCATTCATCATCAACCGCGTGAAGCGTGAATTGGAACTGAACCCGCTGAACTTCGAGCAATCTATGCGCCGCCTGCTCTCCGACGACCGCAAATTCGCCATTCAGACAGTCACCGGCCTGCTGCTACTCAAGCGCTCAGATGTACTCTGTTTCCGCTTCCTCGGCGATACCCACTGCTGGCAAATGATACTGACAGACCGCAACCATTACAAATTACGCAACAGTACCACCGCAAAGGAACTGCTGAACATCAGCAACTCCTTCGCTCAAACCGGGCAAGATTGTATCCTGAACCTCGATTATCTATTGAATATAGAAAACAAATCACTCCGCTGCGTCCTGCATCCGCCGTTTCAGGACATGGAAATTACGGTGTCACGGCGGTACTTTGGAAAGATCAGAGATTTATTGGAGATGATCTAA
- a CDS encoding WG repeat-containing protein, with the protein MKKVLFCLITVLFSSVVFAQENKELVSRLEERYPGYSVCYHDGYGGYYSVANSETWGACDLNGKEIIAPGKYSLVTLHDGYYGVKIGDKRGACDLNGKEVVPCKYESVVYSGGEFMARNNEHESFFVLNDVELPAKETNPNRTITIVSSAASPSATAQENQQEKAARLLALGKEYEKKKDMVNAAKYYEEAAVLDNAEAQCCIAIMYSSGNGVEKNPVKSEAWLKLSAMNGNSSAQCVLAMSLELDGMYGDALYWFRQAASQGDSFAQKRLAALQNGIGSNSGQTIPSNQGNFNNQQNKDQRVKTVCPYCNGTGRKCQLKTVPTYGNSSKVRHRCNNCQELLSVGLTHVQVRCPHCQGTGYK; encoded by the coding sequence ATGAAAAAAGTATTGTTTTGTTTAATAACGGTCTTGTTCTCGTCTGTCGTTTTTGCGCAGGAAAACAAGGAGTTGGTAAGTCGGCTCGAAGAGAGATATCCGGGATATAGTGTATGCTATCATGATGGTTACGGTGGTTATTATTCGGTTGCTAATTCAGAAACATGGGGCGCTTGTGATTTGAATGGTAAAGAAATCATCGCTCCCGGTAAATATTCACTTGTTACTTTACATGATGGTTATTATGGTGTGAAGATCGGAGATAAAAGAGGCGCTTGTGATTTGAACGGTAAAGAGGTGGTACCTTGTAAATATGAATCTGTTGTATACTCGGGAGGAGAATTTATGGCGCGTAATAATGAGCATGAGAGCTTCTTTGTATTGAACGATGTTGAGCTTCCTGCGAAAGAGACGAATCCGAATCGTACTATCACTATTGTCTCTTCCGCGGCATCCCCCTCCGCTACTGCGCAGGAAAACCAACAAGAGAAAGCCGCTAGATTGTTGGCGTTAGGAAAGGAATACGAGAAGAAGAAAGATATGGTGAATGCGGCGAAATATTATGAAGAAGCGGCAGTATTGGATAATGCGGAGGCGCAATGCTGCATAGCGATCATGTATTCCAGCGGCAATGGGGTGGAGAAAAATCCGGTAAAATCGGAGGCTTGGTTGAAGTTATCGGCAATGAATGGAAACTCGTCTGCGCAATGCGTGTTGGCGATGTCACTGGAACTTGATGGAATGTATGGAGATGCGCTTTATTGGTTCCGGCAGGCAGCTTCGCAAGGGGATAGTTTTGCACAGAAACGACTGGCTGCTCTTCAGAATGGAATAGGGTCGAACAGTGGTCAGACGATACCAAGCAATCAGGGAAACTTTAATAATCAGCAAAACAAAGATCAAAGAGTCAAAACAGTATGTCCTTATTGTAACGGGACAGGCAGGAAGTGTCAGTTGAAAACCGTTCCTACGTACGGAAATTCCTCAAAAGTGCGTCACAGGTGTAATAACTGCCAAGAACTACTTTCGGTTGGTCTCACTCATGTTCAGGTAAGATGCCCACATTGTCAGGGAACCGGCTATAAATAG
- a CDS encoding glycoside hydrolase family 10 protein: MKQLLLTILFFTFVLPLTAQSAGEMVTRPPKYEVRAAWLTSVYGLDWPRTRATSPEGIRKQKAELVEILDRLKDANFNTVLFQTRTRGDVLYRSKIEPFNSILTGKTGTDPGYDPLAFAIEECHKRGMECHAWMVAIPLGNRKHVANLGNASVTKQKSAICVPYKREYFLNPGNPETKEYLMSLVREVVEKYDMDGVHFDYLRYPENAPRFPDTYDFRKYGKGRDLAQWRRDNITEIVRHLYKGVKALKPWVKVSTCPVGKYRDTSRYPSRGWNAFHTVYQDAQGWLGEGIQDQIYPMLYFRGNHFYPFALDWQEQSNGRQIIPGLGIYFLDPSEGNWTLDEVERQMHFIRTHKLAGQAHYRVKYLMDNTQGLYDVLEEDFYTAPALQPAMPWIDNVPPTAPTRLTVTQQSDGYVHLSWLPAMDNDKRNVPTYVIYGSDTYPVDTSNPENIIAQRVQGTEYTYAPIRLWTAKRYFAVTAVDRCGNESETCR, encoded by the coding sequence ATGAAACAGTTACTTCTCACTATATTATTTTTCACATTCGTTCTGCCCCTTACCGCGCAATCCGCCGGTGAGATGGTTACCCGTCCTCCAAAATACGAAGTGCGCGCTGCCTGGCTCACCTCCGTCTATGGTTTGGACTGGCCCCGTACCCGTGCCACCAGCCCCGAAGGCATCCGAAAACAAAAGGCAGAACTAGTCGAGATACTTGACCGACTGAAGGATGCTAACTTCAACACTGTGCTCTTCCAGACACGAACGCGCGGTGACGTGCTCTACCGCTCGAAGATAGAACCGTTCAACTCCATCCTGACCGGAAAAACAGGCACTGATCCGGGATACGATCCACTGGCTTTCGCCATAGAAGAGTGTCATAAGCGTGGTATGGAGTGCCATGCCTGGATGGTAGCCATTCCGTTAGGCAATCGCAAGCATGTTGCCAATCTGGGTAATGCCTCCGTAACCAAACAGAAATCCGCTATTTGTGTGCCTTATAAGCGTGAATACTTCCTCAATCCCGGAAATCCGGAAACCAAAGAATATCTGATGAGCCTTGTACGCGAAGTCGTAGAAAAATATGACATGGATGGCGTCCACTTCGATTATCTGCGTTATCCGGAGAATGCTCCCCGATTCCCTGACACCTATGATTTCCGGAAATATGGCAAAGGACGCGACCTCGCCCAATGGCGCAGGGATAACATTACGGAAATCGTCCGACACCTCTACAAAGGTGTGAAAGCTCTGAAACCCTGGGTAAAGGTAAGTACCTGCCCTGTAGGAAAATACCGTGATACTTCCCGTTATCCCTCCCGCGGATGGAATGCTTTTCATACTGTTTACCAGGATGCACAAGGTTGGTTGGGTGAAGGCATACAGGATCAGATATATCCCATGCTTTACTTCCGGGGTAACCATTTCTACCCTTTTGCCCTCGACTGGCAGGAACAAAGTAATGGTCGCCAGATCATTCCCGGACTGGGTATCTATTTCCTCGATCCCAGTGAAGGAAACTGGACACTGGATGAAGTGGAGCGTCAGATGCACTTCATCCGTACCCACAAACTGGCAGGTCAGGCTCATTATCGCGTGAAATATCTGATGGACAACACACAAGGGTTGTATGATGTATTGGAAGAGGACTTTTATACCGCTCCTGCCCTGCAACCTGCCATGCCCTGGATAGACAACGTACCACCGACAGCTCCTACCCGCCTTACCGTCACTCAACAGTCCGATGGTTATGTACATCTGAGCTGGCTGCCTGCCATGGATAATGATAAACGCAATGTGCCGACATATGTCATTTACGGCTCGGACACTTACCCGGTGGATACCTCCAATCCGGAAAACATCATTGCCCAGCGAGTACAGGGAACGGAATACACGTATGCTCCCATCCGCTTATGGACGGCAAAGAGGTATTTTGCCGTCACTGCCGTGGACCGTTGCGGCAATGAAAGCGAAACGTGCAGATAA
- a CDS encoding carboxypeptidase-like regulatory domain-containing protein has translation MILTLCTGVLLAQTKSISGQVMDKSGVPYSGVTLMIKGSNRASLSDENGNFTLLNVKEGDELSVSAMGEKSMTVKIGRENFYRITMGGKVVAENQSTSTDSGDPTEDFLEVASKALKVAENYEAQNDYGNAIRFYAIASAACEAAQRQDAALKNVALKNIALKAYENRGFLYITGKGVEQNLNEAIEYYKKAVDWGSVLALHQLGFCYGCLKNDSQAFYWYAKAAEKGFLESEIALASCYYNGKGVERNIAKAKEWYLKAAEKGNPEAQYMLSACYLCSDEKNKADMDKVVYWLLESGKQNFAPAQYSLGDMLFNDKRTAEDEKGALVWFTLAAINGSKDAENKLREIFSKKLVNVQEFGNYEEWFSYLTSQVSTSKLK, from the coding sequence ATGATACTGACACTATGCACCGGAGTATTACTTGCTCAGACAAAAAGTATATCCGGACAGGTAATGGATAAATCCGGGGTACCGTATTCTGGTGTTACTCTTATGATTAAGGGAAGCAATAGAGCTTCTCTTAGTGATGAGAATGGAAACTTTACTCTTTTAAATGTAAAAGAGGGAGATGAACTTTCGGTGAGTGCCATGGGCGAGAAAAGTATGACGGTTAAAATTGGCAGGGAGAATTTCTACCGAATTACTATGGGAGGAAAGGTGGTTGCCGAGAACCAATCAACTTCTACTGATTCCGGTGACCCAACCGAAGATTTTCTGGAAGTGGCAAGCAAAGCATTGAAGGTTGCCGAAAATTATGAAGCGCAAAATGATTATGGCAATGCCATAAGATTTTATGCTATAGCATCTGCTGCATGTGAGGCCGCACAAAGACAGGATGCCGCTCTGAAGAATGTTGCCCTGAAGAATATTGCTTTGAAGGCTTATGAAAACAGGGGCTTTCTTTATATTACAGGAAAGGGGGTAGAACAGAATCTGAATGAGGCAATTGAATATTATAAAAAAGCGGTGGATTGGGGGTCGGTATTGGCGTTGCATCAATTGGGATTTTGTTACGGTTGCCTGAAAAATGATTCTCAAGCATTCTATTGGTATGCTAAAGCGGCTGAAAAGGGATTTCTGGAATCTGAAATAGCTCTGGCTTCCTGTTATTATAATGGTAAGGGAGTGGAACGAAATATAGCCAAGGCGAAGGAATGGTATCTAAAAGCTGCGGAAAAAGGGAATCCTGAAGCTCAGTACATGTTAAGTGCTTGTTATCTTTGTTCTGATGAAAAGAATAAAGCGGATATGGATAAAGTGGTGTATTGGCTGTTAGAGTCGGGAAAGCAAAATTTTGCTCCCGCTCAGTATTCTTTAGGAGATATGCTTTTCAATGACAAAAGGACTGCGGAAGACGAAAAGGGGGCTTTGGTATGGTTTACGTTGGCCGCGATCAATGGAAGCAAGGATGCCGAAAATAAATTGAGAGAAATCTTCTCCAAAAAATTAGTGAATGTTCAGGAGTTTGGGAATTATGAGGAGTGGTTTTCTTATTTGACTTCCCAAGTGAGTACGTCTAAATTGAAATAA
- a CDS encoding ATP-binding protein, producing MEAFYRTHAYLVEHTNAPVRRDLMDEINWNDRLIGIKGTRGVGKTTFLLQYAKEKFGTDRSCLFINMNNFYFSYFSIVDFAYEFQRRGGKVLLIDQVFKHPDWSRELRMCYDRFPNLKIVFTGSSVMRLKEENLELRDIVKSYNLRGFSFREYLNLQTGMKFRAYTLEEILSNHEQIAKGILSKVRPLDYLQDYLHHGFYPFFLEKRNFSENLLKTMNMMVEVDILLIKQIELKYLSKIKKLLYMLAVDGPKAPNVSQLANDIQTSRATVMNYIKYLADARLINMVYPKGEEFPKKPSKIMMHNSNLMYSIYPVKVEELDVLDTFFANSLWKDHKVNKGDKNMSFLVDDVMPFKICPEGMKIKNNPGVTYALHKAEIGRGNQIPLWMFGFLY from the coding sequence ATGGAAGCATTCTACCGCACACACGCCTATCTTGTTGAGCATACCAATGCCCCCGTTCGCCGTGACCTCATGGATGAGATCAACTGGAACGACCGTCTTATCGGTATTAAAGGAACGCGTGGTGTAGGCAAAACCACATTTCTGTTGCAATACGCTAAAGAGAAATTCGGCACTGACCGTTCCTGCCTCTTTATCAATATGAACAATTTCTACTTTTCTTATTTCAGCATCGTTGATTTCGCTTATGAATTCCAACGCCGCGGCGGAAAAGTATTGCTGATAGACCAGGTATTCAAACATCCGGACTGGAGCAGGGAACTGAGAATGTGTTACGACCGCTTTCCAAACCTCAAAATCGTGTTTACCGGTTCGTCCGTGATGCGACTGAAAGAGGAAAACCTGGAACTGCGTGATATAGTGAAGAGTTATAACCTGCGCGGCTTCTCCTTCCGTGAGTATCTGAACCTGCAAACAGGCATGAAGTTCCGTGCTTATACACTGGAAGAAATTTTGAGCAACCACGAACAGATTGCCAAAGGCATCCTTTCGAAGGTACGCCCACTGGATTACTTGCAGGACTATCTGCACCACGGTTTCTATCCGTTCTTTCTGGAGAAACGCAATTTCTCGGAGAATCTGCTGAAGACCATGAATATGATGGTAGAAGTAGACATCCTGCTCATCAAACAGATTGAACTGAAATATCTTTCAAAAATCAAGAAATTGCTTTATATGCTGGCAGTAGACGGTCCGAAAGCCCCGAACGTAAGCCAGTTGGCAAACGACATACAAACATCCCGTGCCACGGTGATGAACTACATCAAATATTTGGCAGATGCACGCCTTATCAATATGGTATATCCGAAGGGAGAAGAATTCCCCAAGAAACCATCGAAGATTATGATGCACAACTCTAACCTGATGTACTCCATCTATCCCGTGAAAGTGGAAGAACTAGATGTGCTGGACACTTTCTTCGCAAATTCCTTGTGGAAAGATCACAAGGTGAACAAAGGCGACAAGAATATGTCGTTCCTGGTGGACGATGTGATGCCTTTCAAGATTTGTCCGGAAGGAATGAAGATTAAGAACAATCCCGGCGTCACCTACGCCCTGCACAAAGCGGAAATAGGAAGGGGGAATCAGATTCCACTCTGGATGTTCGGCTTTTTATATTGA
- a CDS encoding leucine-rich repeat domain-containing protein, which translates to MKWKLRLAVLLFLLGGSVVSWSQLSYSFDYVTGTLHISGSGSEVDPMEVNKVLGRLYSSVLDETLKAIDFSKVTTLKSIGKHAFSNCVGLAQVPAFPPSLEAIEDDAFSGCRNMSGILRLPQSVSSIGAYAFSGCAGLSGTLVFPAALTTLDVFAFQKCTGLVFADYSQCLSLTDTGAGTFSGCTGLTSVAFPPSLVSIGDVSFSYCSGLHSLSFPESLISIGKNAFGLCSGLSATLIFPASLEIIDEAAFSGCSGITSVDFSACRSFASIGSRAFMTCPGLAGCLKLPASLVTIGEAAFRYCSGLSSIDLADCIHLECIGADMLRESNIVSLDLSKCTSLTTIGDGAFMNSKALKSVDISGCTSLKTIGDYAFCNCTNLAGKIILPASLTTIGEAAFSVCVNLSGELLLPASMQTIGKGAFTCCSRLTGSLSLPSGLTVIDAEAFKECTGFTSVDFSQCGRLTSIGNDAFNNCSGLTSLDFSDCTSLKTIGSGAFCGCTYLNKLILPPSLTTIGSIAFLGCRYLTSLVLPVSLVGIGRSAFSGCTGLTGILTLPISLTIIEQYAFSECDKLDALRCLRQVPPTISTNTFENTKFKFCFVPEGKKNDYRTASGWIQFSGNWAFIDKEENVTVNVAEAGTLGISILQQSGKHPSVVTQLMIKGVLNESDYKYIHTNMPLLYAVDMAEANVVSIPDEAFKGSKILSFQFPSSLTAIGRSAFSHCDGLISLSFPATLNAIGSTAFSVCNKLDTISCAATVPPTLGNAVFEGVDKETCCLCIPRGTDVLAKYFSALQWGDFVNIIQKDYPTFLIPIKESTLKVYGLKSEIVMEGALSPEAYVLFDVTGKMVAAGTLAPMSRFNILVVTGIYILKIAGQCLKVFVR; encoded by the coding sequence ATGAAGTGGAAATTACGTTTGGCTGTATTGCTGTTTTTGTTGGGTGGTTCTGTGGTAAGCTGGAGTCAGCTTAGCTATTCGTTTGATTACGTTACCGGGACACTCCATATTTCAGGGAGTGGTAGTGAAGTTGATCCAATGGAAGTTAATAAAGTACTTGGAAGACTTTACAGTTCGGTTTTGGATGAGACGCTTAAAGCGATTGATTTCAGTAAAGTGACGACTCTTAAGTCTATTGGCAAACATGCATTCTCTAATTGCGTAGGATTGGCGCAAGTGCCGGCTTTTCCACCCTCATTGGAAGCGATTGAAGATGATGCATTTTCCGGTTGCCGCAATATGAGCGGGATTTTGCGTCTACCACAATCAGTAAGTTCTATCGGTGCTTATGCTTTTTCTGGATGTGCGGGATTGTCGGGTACATTGGTGTTCCCCGCTGCATTGACGACTTTGGATGTTTTTGCATTTCAAAAATGTACAGGGCTCGTTTTTGCGGATTATTCCCAATGTCTTTCGCTAACAGACACCGGTGCCGGTACGTTTTCCGGCTGTACAGGTTTGACTTCTGTGGCTTTTCCTCCATCATTAGTGTCCATTGGCGATGTGTCCTTTTCTTATTGCAGTGGTTTGCATTCGCTGTCCTTTCCGGAAAGTCTTATTTCTATTGGCAAGAATGCGTTTGGGCTTTGTAGCGGTTTAAGCGCGACTCTTATATTTCCTGCTTCACTTGAAATAATTGACGAGGCGGCTTTTTCTGGTTGTTCCGGAATAACTTCTGTTGATTTCTCAGCTTGTCGCTCTTTTGCAAGTATTGGATCTCGCGCCTTCATGACTTGTCCGGGGTTGGCGGGATGTTTGAAATTACCGGCTTCATTAGTAACCATTGGTGAGGCGGCTTTCCGGTATTGCAGCGGTTTGTCTTCCATTGATTTGGCAGATTGCATACATTTGGAATGTATTGGTGCCGATATGTTGAGAGAGAGCAACATAGTATCATTGGATTTATCAAAATGTACCAGTCTGACGACTATTGGGGATGGAGCTTTTATGAATAGTAAAGCTTTGAAGTCAGTCGATATATCTGGTTGTACATCATTGAAAACCATTGGTGATTATGCTTTTTGCAATTGTACTAACCTGGCAGGAAAAATAATATTACCCGCTTCGTTAACGACTATTGGTGAAGCTGCCTTTAGTGTTTGTGTCAATTTGAGCGGTGAGTTACTTCTTCCGGCTTCCATGCAAACCATTGGAAAAGGTGCCTTTACTTGTTGCTCCCGGTTGACGGGCTCCTTGTCTCTACCATCAGGACTAACGGTCATTGATGCTGAAGCTTTCAAGGAGTGTACTGGCTTTACATCTGTTGATTTTTCACAATGCGGCAGGCTGACTTCTATTGGCAATGACGCCTTTAATAACTGTAGCGGTTTGACCTCATTGGATTTTTCAGATTGCACATCGTTGAAAACGATTGGAAGTGGCGCTTTCTGCGGATGTACCTATTTGAATAAGCTGATATTACCTCCATCGTTGACAACTATCGGTAGTATTGCATTTTTGGGTTGCAGGTATCTAACAAGTTTGGTGTTACCTGTTTCGTTGGTAGGCATTGGGCGCTCTGCCTTTTCTGGTTGTACCGGATTAACCGGCATTCTCACTTTACCAATCTCGTTGACTATCATAGAACAATATGCTTTTTCCGAATGTGATAAATTGGATGCACTTCGTTGCTTACGTCAAGTACCTCCCACAATTTCAACGAACACTTTTGAAAACACTAAATTTAAATTCTGTTTTGTTCCGGAGGGGAAAAAGAATGATTATAGAACAGCATCGGGATGGATACAGTTTTCTGGTAATTGGGCATTTATCGATAAGGAAGAGAATGTTACGGTAAATGTTGCTGAAGCAGGAACATTGGGAATATCAATATTGCAACAATCGGGAAAGCATCCCAGTGTTGTCACTCAATTAATGATTAAAGGAGTGTTAAATGAAAGCGATTATAAGTATATCCATACTAATATGCCGCTTCTTTATGCTGTAGACATGGCGGAAGCCAACGTTGTTTCTATTCCGGATGAGGCTTTTAAGGGTAGTAAAATACTTTCATTCCAATTTCCGTCCTCGCTGACTGCTATTGGAAGATCTGCTTTTTCACACTGTGATGGTTTGATATCTTTGTCTTTTCCTGCTACTTTAAATGCGATTGGTTCTACCGCTTTTAGTGTTTGTAATAAATTAGATACTATCTCTTGTGCAGCTACAGTTCCTCCAACATTGGGAAACGCTGTTTTTGAAGGTGTTGACAAAGAGACTTGTTGCTTGTGTATTCCAAGAGGGACAGATGTGTTGGCGAAATATTTTTCCGCATTGCAGTGGGGTGATTTCGTTAATATAATCCAAAAAGATTATCCAACGTTTCTCATTCCTATCAAGGAGTCTACTTTGAAAGTATACGGGTTGAAGAGTGAAATTGTTATGGAAGGGGCGTTGAGTCCGGAAGCTTACGTATTGTTTGACGTTACCGGAAAAATGGTTGCTGCCGGTACTTTAGCTCCGATGTCTCGGTTTAATATACTTGTAGTTACGGGTATTTATATTCTGAAGATTGCAGGCCAATGCTTAAAGGTTTTTGTCCGGTGA
- a CDS encoding histidine kinase, with the protein MKKHFLLTTKLYPIFTLLLLLLWMGESTSCKFRPSHETSWRQLIDSVARANYNLAFSNPDSIRQILSALPIPLEDSLNRYYLFLHYGRCYFLNDQWDSTMACANTVIAFCKRSPMSPAKHSLLGTAYNMKAVVYTTRNQRDSSLFYLNLAYQHIQSGDTRREMPNICVNAADVCRQMGKLPQAAAWYRRAMTAADSLQMPSLMHCIHAGLGLIYADLNNFEKAHLYFSMADTLYPPETSYEKYYFYNSLSNCYFFEKKHTEALKYSRKAYAVTKELKQAYASANVEANLGEQFLVMGQLDSARYYLDIANQYFANSPDADTGIRFYVRRLYASLALAENNLAEAHKILSEPYDPSIISPVYLYEHNKRLVEYYTKTGDYQKVNQYQKMVTLYDDSLRSTRYQNSIAEMDMRYSQDTALLRRDVIIANTHTQVSHLQSAVILSIILLILTLIIAFSIYSYIRRRNERKRREQLSLITHLRMENVRNRFSPHFVFNVLNAVIGSLSQEESKTLPIRLLIQVLRNNLLISDKIAIPLREEMELVKSYIGLRQSINPQTPTVELEISPDIDMEQPLPAMIIQIPVENALKHAFPPGYSTNESPLVCISIQPEDTDYFHITIEDNGTGYMPGAKPTDRSHLNDTGTGIHILVRTVELLNQRNTLKMKFEINDRSVVCEEEHGTCVTILIPYTYNYHS; encoded by the coding sequence ATGAAAAAACATTTTCTCCTGACGACCAAACTCTACCCTATCTTTACCCTTCTATTGTTATTACTATGGATGGGTGAAAGCACTAGTTGTAAATTCCGTCCTTCTCATGAAACATCATGGCGGCAACTTATTGACTCCGTAGCGCGTGCCAACTACAATCTGGCATTCAGTAATCCCGACTCTATACGCCAAATCTTATCAGCCCTGCCTATCCCACTCGAAGACAGTTTAAACCGATACTATCTTTTCCTGCATTATGGGCGCTGTTATTTTCTAAATGATCAATGGGATTCCACCATGGCCTGTGCCAATACCGTAATAGCTTTCTGCAAGCGTTCACCTATGTCCCCCGCCAAACACTCTCTCTTAGGAACCGCCTATAATATGAAAGCTGTTGTTTACACAACTCGTAACCAACGGGATTCCTCTCTATTTTATCTCAATCTTGCATACCAACATATACAATCAGGCGATACTCGTCGTGAAATGCCCAACATATGCGTCAACGCAGCCGATGTCTGCCGACAAATGGGCAAACTCCCGCAAGCCGCCGCTTGGTATCGTCGTGCAATGACAGCCGCCGATTCCCTGCAAATGCCCTCATTAATGCACTGCATCCATGCCGGATTAGGTCTGATATACGCCGATCTGAATAATTTTGAAAAAGCACACCTCTATTTTTCTATGGCAGACACTCTTTACCCACCGGAAACGTCCTATGAAAAATATTACTTTTACAATTCCCTTAGCAACTGCTATTTCTTTGAAAAGAAACACACAGAAGCTTTGAAATATAGTCGAAAAGCCTATGCAGTTACTAAAGAGTTAAAACAAGCATATGCCAGCGCCAATGTAGAAGCAAACTTAGGTGAGCAATTTTTAGTAATGGGGCAACTCGACTCTGCCCGGTATTATCTGGATATCGCCAACCAATACTTCGCAAACTCTCCGGATGCAGACACTGGCATACGTTTCTATGTCCGTCGATTATACGCATCTCTGGCTTTAGCCGAAAACAACCTGGCTGAAGCCCACAAGATTCTTTCAGAACCATACGATCCCTCTATTATCAGCCCTGTTTATCTTTATGAGCATAACAAACGCCTTGTGGAATATTATACTAAAACCGGTGATTACCAAAAAGTAAATCAATATCAGAAAATGGTCACTCTTTATGACGATTCTTTACGTAGCACCCGTTATCAAAACAGCATCGCTGAAATGGATATGCGATACAGCCAGGACACGGCTCTGTTGCGGCGCGACGTAATCATCGCCAATACCCATACCCAAGTTTCTCATCTACAAAGCGCTGTCATCCTCAGCATCATCCTGCTGATACTGACATTAATCATCGCCTTCTCCATCTATAGCTATATCCGCCGCCGCAACGAACGTAAACGCCGCGAACAGCTTAGCCTCATCACCCACTTACGTATGGAAAATGTTCGCAACCGCTTCTCACCCCATTTCGTATTCAATGTGTTGAATGCTGTCATCGGCTCCTTGTCACAGGAAGAGAGCAAAACATTGCCGATACGTCTTCTTATCCAAGTACTGCGCAATAACCTGCTTATCTCCGACAAGATAGCTATACCACTGCGTGAAGAGATGGAATTGGTAAAAAGCTATATCGGTTTGCGCCAAAGCATCAACCCGCAAACACCAACTGTGGAACTGGAGATTTCACCAGATATCGACATGGAGCAGCCATTGCCGGCTATGATTATCCAAATACCGGTAGAGAATGCCCTGAAACACGCCTTTCCTCCGGGATACAGCACTAACGAGTCCCCTTTGGTGTGCATAAGCATCCAACCGGAAGATACCGACTATTTCCACATAACAATAGAAGACAACGGAACAGGCTATATGCCAGGCGCCAAGCCCACGGATAGGTCGCACCTCAATGACACGGGCACAGGCATTCATATTTTGGTTCGTACCGTGGAACTATTGAACCAAAGAAATACACTTAAAATGAAGTTTGAAATCAATGATCGCTCCGTCGTCTGCGAAGAAGAGCACGGCACGTGCGTCACAATCCTTATACCTTATACATATAACTATCACTCATGA